The genomic region tggggtgggggggggggggggggggggggggggggggggggggggggggggggggggggggggtggggggggggggagggggcggggccccaTGTGACCGGCTCAGACCGGTTCTGGAGACAAAAGGGGCCGCGGCGCCGGAGCGGGACGGGCCCGGCGCGGGAGGAGCGCAGCACGGCGGGCAGCGAGCGAGTGAGCGCGCGGGGGCCCCGGCCGACGTGCGGCGGCGGCCTCGGCCCCTCGCCCGCTGGGCCCCAGGCGACCCGGGGCCCGGAGGCGTGTGGCGGTCTGAGCTGCGTCCTGGGCTCCAGGCCGCCCCCAGGGAGACGCCTCCGGCTGTGCGCCCCGACTAGCGGCGAGGGCCGACCCCAGAGCcctcctgccgccgccgccgccgccgccgccgcggcccgTGGGCCTGGAGCGTGGGGACCGGGGTGGGAGGTGCGCGCGTGCGGCCCCCGTGGGGAAAGGGGCGGGCGGGGCCTCTGACCCGACCTCTCCCCCCGCAGGATGCAGCACCGAGGCGTCCTCCTCCTCGCCCTTCTCCCCTGCTGGCGCTCGCCTCCGCGGTGGCCAAAAAGAAAGGTGATACGGGGTGTGGGGGACTGGAGGAGGGCTGGAGACGGGCCGGTGAGGCCGGCAGCCTCGGGCCTGGCCGCCGGGATTCCGAGCCCGGACCCCAGGAAGCGGTCCCCGAGTATGTCTGAGCTCCGTTCCCCGTGCGTCTTAGACAAAGTGAAGAAGGGCGGCCCGGGGAGCGAGTGCGTGGAGTGGACCTGGGGGCCCTGCACCCCCAGCAGCAAGGACTGCGGCGTGGGTTTCCGCGAGGGTACCTGTGGGGCCCAGACTCAGCGCATCCGGTGCAGGGTGCCTTGCAACTGGAAGAAGGTTTGGAGGTGAGGTGGGGCGCAGgcggagggcaggggaggggaggggcccagcCTCGCCGAAACCTGGGCAGGTCTGTGGCCTCCAGCCACTGGCTGCCCAGATCTGACCTGGGGCGCTCTCCCGCCAGCCGACTGCAAGTACAAGTTTGAGAGCTGGGGGGCGTGTGATGGGGGCACGGGCACCAAAGCCCGCCAAGGCACCCTGAAGAAGGCGCGGTACAATGCCCAGTGCCAGGAGACCATCCGCGTGACCAAGCCCTGCACCCCCAAGaccaaagccaaagccaaaggTCAGGGAAGTGGAGGAGCGTGTGGGGGTCATTGCCGGGGGCTGCCACCACCTGTGAAGGGGAATAGTTAAGCCTGAGGTTTTGGACTGCGGCGGGTGACTTCCTGACATCTCTGCCCTCGGTTTTTCCTGTCTGTAGAGATACCTTAGGTGGGCAGGTACTGAGCGTGGCCCACAGAAGGTGCTGAGGAGTTATTAAATCCTTCTGGCCCGAGTGGAAGTGCAAACTCGCTCTGTTCCGTTGGGACATTTTGCTTAGGATTCCGGGAGTTGTCCTGGAAGGGCTTGGCTTTGTCATCTCTCCAGCCAGAGGGAACATTTGGTCAGCCTGGGTCCTTTCTAGTATCAGAAGGACTTAACTGTTCCGCCATCCCTTAGCTGCTTCCTGATTCACAGCCGCTCAGAGAGGCCATCAGGGCAGAAGTGAATCAGCCCACTTGttaggggaggaggtggaggctgAGCGCTGCGGGGACCAAGAACTTGGAAGATTTTCCGAGCCCCAGTGAAAGTATAGGAGTTGGTGTGGGGGCAGGTTCAGCATCAATATGGCTGCGCTCCCCCACGGGGTACCGGGGTCCGCTGATCTACAGCCACTAGGGGGCAGAATTTTCTCCCTAATGTataggctggggcggggggcgtaGGGGTGGGGCGGCGTCTCTACTAGGTCACCTGAACTCAGCTAACACGTTGTTTCTTGCTTGTTTTACAgccaagaaagggaagggaaaggactAGCCGCCAGGTCTGGATGCCAAGGAGCCCGGGGCCGGTGCCCTCCCTCCCACAGGCCCAAGAGCTCACCTACCAGTGCCTTTTGTCTCCTCGTTAGCTTTCTCAATCATACCCTGCTGCTTCCCTTTcattcctccaccccccacccccacgtgtCCCAcatggggagggacaggggactGTGGACAGCTTGAGCCTCCTGCCCCAGAGGGA from Zalophus californianus isolate mZalCal1 chromosome 11, mZalCal1.pri.v2, whole genome shotgun sequence harbors:
- the MDK gene encoding LOW QUALITY PROTEIN: midkine (The sequence of the model RefSeq protein was modified relative to this genomic sequence to represent the inferred CDS: inserted 1 base in 1 codon): MQHRGVLLLALLXLLALASAVAKKKDKVKKGGPGSECVEWTWGPCTPSSKDCGVGFREGTCGAQTQRIRCRVPCNWKKVWSRLQVQV